The Akkermansia muciniphila genome contains a region encoding:
- the proC gene encoding pyrroline-5-carboxylate reductase: MKTGIIGLGKMGGALLRGMLKAGAVVPEEVWVYDHHHENVQALQEEYPGVHEAPTEAAVADAVEVLILAVKPHGILPLVSSLSERGAELPLLISIAAAVSLDDMEACASDGTRIVRAMPNTPCMVLAGVIAYSTGAGVTDEDEDAARRLLSGCGSVYKVQESRMNAVSAISGCGPAYMFTVLDALSDAGVAMGLPRKTALELAVGTMLGSARMLEQTGKHPMALRDEVTSPGGTTIAALNALDECGFRNAWIQAVKSAVRRAEEMEEH; this comes from the coding sequence ATGAAAACAGGTATCATTGGGCTGGGAAAAATGGGCGGAGCCCTGCTGAGGGGCATGCTGAAAGCCGGAGCGGTGGTTCCGGAAGAAGTCTGGGTGTACGACCACCACCATGAAAACGTGCAGGCCCTTCAGGAAGAATACCCCGGCGTGCATGAAGCGCCCACGGAGGCAGCCGTGGCGGATGCGGTGGAAGTTCTTATTCTGGCCGTGAAACCGCATGGAATTCTGCCTCTTGTCTCCTCCCTCTCCGAGCGCGGCGCAGAGCTGCCGCTCCTGATCTCCATAGCCGCCGCCGTTTCCCTGGATGATATGGAAGCCTGCGCCAGCGATGGAACGCGCATTGTACGCGCCATGCCCAATACCCCGTGCATGGTGCTGGCCGGCGTCATCGCCTACAGTACGGGAGCCGGCGTGACGGATGAAGATGAGGACGCCGCCCGGCGGCTGCTTTCCGGCTGCGGCTCCGTTTACAAGGTGCAGGAATCCCGGATGAACGCCGTTTCCGCCATTTCCGGCTGTGGCCCCGCCTACATGTTCACAGTGCTGGATGCCCTTTCAGACGCGGGCGTAGCCATGGGGCTGCCCCGGAAAACCGCCCTGGAACTGGCCGTGGGAACCATGCTGGGTTCCGCCCGCATGCTGGAGCAGACGGGGAAGCATCCCATGGCGCTGCGGGATGAGGTCACCTCACCCGGCGGCACCACCATCGCCGCCCTGAACGCGCTGGATGAATGCGGCTTCCGCAATGCCTGGATACAGGCTGTGAAAAGCGCCGTGCGGCGGGCGGAGGAGATGGAGGAACACTGA
- a CDS encoding prenyltransferase/squalene oxidase repeat-containing protein translates to MKKISILLIPLLACCMAAVPQNAAAQSPVRMSSPVPPQVELMYVKGLRYLQNAQKTDGTYEGTYGQEPGIIGFCLMSVLAHGDDPNTGPYATMVRRCVNYILSKQNKGSGYIGDSMYNHGFATLALSEAYGMVRDDRIGPALRKAVALTLTAQKKNKTGGWRYSPESTDADSTVTGCQIVSLFAARNAGIPVPDEAFERGLKYMASCRDKKGAYGYTSPAGPRVTLTAIGSLTLSLARRKADPSFKDSLAYLKKNLNYRDSSYPFYFEYYMSQALFHADQEVWKEWNYKNMRYLGASQTPNGSWLSDHSAAYSTSAALLSLALNYRFLPIYEQ, encoded by the coding sequence ATGAAAAAAATCTCCATCCTCCTGATCCCCCTCCTCGCCTGCTGCATGGCGGCTGTCCCGCAGAACGCCGCCGCCCAGTCCCCCGTGAGGATGTCCTCCCCCGTGCCGCCCCAGGTGGAGCTGATGTACGTGAAAGGGCTCCGGTACCTCCAGAACGCCCAGAAAACGGACGGAACCTATGAAGGCACCTACGGCCAGGAACCCGGAATCATCGGCTTCTGCCTCATGTCCGTGCTGGCCCACGGGGATGACCCGAACACAGGCCCGTACGCCACCATGGTGCGCCGCTGCGTGAATTACATCCTGTCCAAGCAGAACAAGGGGTCCGGCTACATCGGGGATTCCATGTACAACCACGGCTTCGCCACCCTGGCGCTGTCCGAAGCTTACGGCATGGTGCGGGACGACCGCATCGGCCCCGCCCTGCGGAAAGCCGTGGCCCTGACGCTGACCGCCCAGAAGAAGAACAAGACGGGCGGCTGGCGTTATTCCCCGGAATCCACGGATGCGGACAGCACGGTGACCGGCTGCCAGATCGTCTCCCTGTTTGCCGCGCGCAACGCGGGCATTCCCGTTCCGGACGAGGCCTTTGAACGCGGCCTCAAGTACATGGCTTCCTGCCGTGACAAGAAGGGAGCCTACGGGTACACCAGCCCGGCGGGCCCCCGCGTCACCCTCACGGCCATCGGCTCCCTGACGCTGTCCCTGGCGCGCCGCAAGGCGGACCCCTCTTTCAAGGATTCCCTGGCCTACCTGAAAAAGAACCTGAATTACCGGGATTCTTCCTACCCGTTCTACTTTGAATATTACATGTCCCAGGCCCTGTTCCATGCGGACCAGGAGGTATGGAAGGAATGGAATTATAAAAACATGCGCTACCTGGGAGCCTCCCAGACCCCTAACGGTTCCTGGCTTTCCGACCATTCCGCGGCCTATTCCACCTCCGCGGCCCTGCTCTCCCTGGCGCTCAATTACAGATTTCTACCCATTTATGAACAATAG